A genome region from Fusibacter sp. A1 includes the following:
- a CDS encoding class I SAM-dependent methyltransferase, giving the protein MNLSNVSKTAIITMTCRSAQTENPKSDFNDPMSVQSLRRLTDLASESEKKTIQKIKKMYGKYSKKEAQSLVKRVSSIDRIINDYILNNQDCTVINIACGFDTRYWRLDRRDCTYIELDLPEVIDQKKALLGDQINYKMISSSVLDFDWIDEVTKERNSNFVLVMEGLLMYFKEEDVKKLLGAISERFSNSLLVTDALDKKLTEGLYKKIGDWSSKLLLGFELGWNFGFEKAEDIETYGNYSLIGVEGKQPYVITASIK; this is encoded by the coding sequence ATGAATTTATCAAACGTTTCAAAGACAGCTATTATAACAATGACATGTCGTTCTGCACAAACAGAGAACCCTAAGTCAGATTTCAATGATCCAATGTCTGTTCAGAGTCTGAGAAGATTAACTGACTTAGCATCTGAATCAGAAAAGAAAACCATTCAAAAAATTAAAAAGATGTATGGTAAATATTCAAAAAAGGAAGCGCAGTCACTTGTTAAGCGAGTTAGTAGTATAGATCGTATTATAAATGACTATATATTAAATAATCAAGATTGTACTGTCATTAATATTGCGTGTGGTTTTGACACTAGATATTGGAGATTGGACAGAAGAGATTGTACTTATATTGAGCTTGATCTTCCTGAGGTAATCGATCAGAAAAAAGCGTTGTTAGGAGACCAGATAAACTATAAAATGATTTCATCATCAGTTTTAGATTTTGATTGGATAGACGAAGTTACAAAAGAAAGAAATAGTAATTTCGTACTTGTAATGGAAGGCCTACTTATGTACTTTAAAGAGGAAGATGTGAAAAAGCTTCTGGGTGCAATATCTGAAAGATTTTCTAATTCTCTGCTTGTGACAGATGCGTTAGATAAGAAACTTACTGAAGGTCTGTATAAAAAAATTGGTGATTGGTCTTCAAAACTTTTACTTGGTTTTGAATTGGGCTGGAACTTTGGATTTGAGAAGGCTGAAGATATTGAAACTTATGGAAACTATAGCCTTATAGGTGTAGAGGGTAAGCAACCATATGTAATTACAGCATCAATTAAGTAG